The sequence GCAGCGCCTGCCGGTCGGCCTCCCAGTCGTCGCCGCGCGTGTCGTCCACGACCGTCTCCCCGGTCGGGCCGGCGAGCAGCACGAGCGTCTCCTCGAACGTCTCCCGGACCGCCGCGCACACCAGCTCGCGGGCCAGCGTCTCGTCCGCGTCGAACGCCTTGCCCCATTCGGCGGGGGACGGACCGGACCACGCCAGCGCCGCCTCCCCGTCGCGCGGGTCGACCGAGCCGCCGGGGAACACGTAGGCGCCGGGCGCGAACGCCATCGACCGGACGCGGCGCAGCATGAACGCCTGGAGCCCGTGCTCGTCGTGGTCGCGCAGCACGACCACGGTCGCCGCGTCCTTGGCGGCCACCGGGTCGGTCCGGCCTTCCAGGATGTCCTCGACCTGCCCCCGGAACGACTCGGGCAGCTTGAGTCCGTTGGTGATCCCCATGGCGAGCCATTCGGACATACCGAATGGCGTTCCGTCAAGCCCGGCGCCTCACGCCACCTCGGCGATCAGCTCCACCTCGACCGGCACGTCCCGCGGCAGGACGGCGACGCCGACGGCGCTGCGCGCGTGCCTGCCCGCGTCCCCGAACACCTCGGCCAGCAGATCGCTCGCCCCGTTGATCACCTGCGGCTGGCCGTGGAAGTCCGGCGCGCTGGCGACGAACCCGACGACCTTCACGATCCGCACGATCCGCGACAGCTCGCCGACCTCCGCCTTCAGCGCCGCGATCGCGTTCAGCGCGCAGATCCGCGCCTGGCGCGCCGCCTCCTCCGCGCTGACCTCGGCGCCCACCTTCCCGGTGGCGCCCAGCTCGCCCTTGACCAGCGGGATCTGGCCGGCGGTGTAGACGAGCGACCCCGTCCGCGCCGTCGGCACGTAGGACGCGACCGGCGGGACGACCTCCGGCAGTTCGATGCCGAGCTCGCGGATCCGCTCTTCAGGCGTGCTCATCGCGCATTCCTCCTCGTTGAGGTCCGTTACGACGGGGTGTTCCGACGGGCCGCTACTGGACTTCGCGCTTGAAGTAGGCCACGAGGTTCTCGGGGTTCGGCCCCGGCAGGACGGTGACGAGCTCCCACCCGTCCTGGCCCCAGTTGTCGAGGATCTGCTTGGTCGCGTGCACCAGCAGCGGAACGGTCGCGTACTCCCACTTCTTCATGGCCCTCACCCTAGCGATCGGCCGTCCGCCCCGACGGCCTGACCGGCCCCCTCGCCGTACCGCTCGCGCGCCGCGTGGATCTCGTCGATGTGCCGGTCGGCCCACTCCCGGATGGACGTCAGCAGAGGCACGATCCGTTCGCCCAGCCGCGTCAGGGTGTACTCGACCTGGACGGGCACGGACGGAGTCACGCTGCGCGCCACGAAGCCGTCCCGCTCCAGGGAGCGGAGCGTCTGCGTGAGCATCTTCGCGCTGACCCCCGGGAGCGCCCTGCCGACCTCGGCGTACCTGCGTGCGCCGTGCGCCAGGTCGGCGAGGACGAGCATGCTCCACTTGTTGCCGATGATCCCCATCAGCTGGTGGGTGGGGCATCCGTCCATGTAGACGTCGAACGCCGCCTTCTCCTGCTCGCGACGCTCCGCCGCCGTCATCGTGGCCATGCCGCGGGTTCACCTCCGGGTGCCGAACGCACTCCGAAGTAACTTCTTCCGGCCCGCGGCTGTTCCGGCGACAGTGGCCGGTGCGGGGCCTCTCCCGCACATGAACCCACTTCGTCCGAGGAGTCACCGCCATGCGCGCGATCATCGTGAGGACACCCGGCGGGCCCGGCGCGTTGGAGCTCTCCGACGCTCCGGTGCCCGTCCCGGGGCCCGGCCAGGTACGGATCCGGGTGGCGGCCGCGGCGGTCAACCCGGTCGACGCCGCGACCCGCTCGGGGGCGCTGGCCGGCGCGGGGCTGATGCCGCCGTTCGGCTCGCGGCCCGCGGTCGGCATCGGCTGGGACGTCGCCGGGACCGTCGACGCGGTCGGGGGGCGTGTGACGCGGATCGCCGTGGGCGACGAGGTCATCGGCCTCAAGGACCGGCTCGACGTGCCGCTGGGCGCCTACGCGGACGCGATCGTCCTGGACGCGGACGCCGTCGCGCCCGCGCCGCGGTCGGTCCCGGCGGTCGAGGCGGCGACGATCCCGCTGAACGGGCTGACCGCCCTCCAGGCCCTCGACCTCCTCGGCCTGCCCTCGGGAGCCACGCTGCTCGTCACGGGAGCCGCGGGCGCCGTCGGCGGCTACGCGGTGGAACTGGCCGCCCACCGCGGTCTGCGCGTCGCCGCCACGGCCTCCGCCTCCGACGAGGCACTGGTGCGCGGGCTCGGCGCGGAGATGTTCGTTCCGCGCGGGGCGCACCTGGGGGACGCCGTCCGCGCGCTCGTCCCGGGCGGTGTGGACGGCGCCGTCGACGCGGCCCTCCTCTCGGTAGCGGCCCTCGACGCCGTCCGGAACGGCGGGAGCTTCGCGGCGGTGAACGGCGGTCCGGCCACCCCGCTCCCGCTGCGCGGGATCACCGTCCACAACGTGTGGATACGCGCGGACGCCGCGGCGATGGCCGGGCTCGCGGCGCTCGCGGACGAGGGCCGCCTCACGCCCCGCGTCGCCGGCACGCTCCCGCTCGCCGAGGCGTCCAAGGCCCACGCGCGGCTGGAAGCAGGCGGCCTGCGCGGACGGCTGGTCCTCACCCCGTAGGGCCCTGCGGCGGACCGGCGGGCTGCTCGGCGCGGAGCATGACGCGGCGGAGGAGGTCGGCGAGGGTGCGGCGCTCGGCGGGGTCGAGGGCGCCGAGCAGGCGGGTCTCCTCGACGCCCAGGCCGTCCATCGCCTCGCGCCAGGCGGAGCGTCCGGCGGGGGTCAACTCGACGACGACCCGGCGGCGGTCGGTGGCGGACGGGGACCGGCGGACGAAGCCGCGGCGCTCCAGCGCGTCCAGGCGGCCGGTGATCGAGTTCGGGGGCATGGCGAGGTCGGCGGCGAGCTGGGAGGGCGCGGCGGTGCCGTGCCGCCCGGCGAGCGCGTGCAGCGTGTCGAACTCGTGCCGCTGCAGGCCGGAGGCGGCGAGGAGTTCCTCGCGCATCTGCCGGATGTGCTTGACGAAGAAGACCATCCGGGTCACGGCGCCCTCGATGTCGGGATCGAGGTCGGGCACGATCGGCGCCCACCGCTCCACGTGGTCGTCGGTCCGGTCCCTGTCACCCATGCGGGGATCGTAGTCGCCTTCATCGTTCGATGGAGAATAATTCCCTGGCGATTAGTTCGACAACGAACTATATTGTTCGACCATGACCCACCCCCTGCGCGGCCGGGACTTCCGGCTGCTGTTCGCCGCCCGCGTCCTGTCCCTGACCGGGGACGCCGCCGTCCCCGCCGCCCTCGCGCTCGCCGTCCTGCGGGCGACGGGCTCCACGTCGGCGCTCGCCCTCGTGCTCGGCTGCGCGATGGTGCCGCGCCTGCTCCTGCTGCCCCTCGGGGGCGTCCTCGCCGACCGCCTGAACGCACGCGGCGTCGCCCTCACGACCGACCTCGCCGGTGCCGCGGCGCAACTGTTCGCGGCGCTGGAACTCCTGAGCGGCGAGCCTCGGCTGTGGCACCTCGCCGCCGCCCAGGTGATCGGCGGCGCGGCCTCGGCCTTCCAGACGCCGACCGTCTCACCCTTGATCGCCGGCACCGTCGAGCCCTCCGGGCTGCAGAAGGCCAACTCCCTGATGGGCGTCGCCAACGGCGCCACCCGCCTGGCCGGCCCCGCCCTCGCCGGCACCTTCGTGCTGACCATCGGCCCCGGCTGGACGTTCCTGCTGGACTCGGCGTCGTTCGCCGCGAGCGCGGCGATCCTCGCCCTGGCGCGCGTCCGGCACGTCCCGATCCCGCGGCGCTCACTGCGGGCCGACCTGGCGGAGGGCTGGTCGGAGGTCCGCTCGCGCGACTGGTACTGGACGAGCCTGATCGCGCACGGCGTCTGGAACGGCACGTCCGCCGTCCTGCTCACCCTCGGCCCCGCCCTCGCCGTCGATCGGCTCGGCGGCGAGGGGGTCTGGATCGCGACCGTCCAGGTGGGCGCCGCCGGGCTCGTCGCCGGAGCGCTGCTGGCCGCCCGCGTCCGCCCGCGCCGTCCCGTCCTCGTCGCCAACGTGGGCCTGGCCGCGCTGGCGCTGCCCCTCGCCCTGTTCGCCGTCGCCGCGCCCGCGCCCCTGCTCGTCGCGGCCTACGGGCTGGCGCTCACCGGCCTCGGCGTCCTCAACCCGACCTGGGAGACCGTCGTGCAGATGACCATCCCGCCGCAGGCGCTGGCCCGGGTGACGTCCTACGACTGGCTGCTGTCGCTGGCCGCGGCGCCCCTCGGCTACGCGCTCGCACCGTGGGCCGCCTCCGTCTGGGGCCCCTCCGTCCCGCTGTGGACGGCGGCCGTCCTGGTCGGCGCGGCCTGCCTGGGCACGGCGGCGGTACCGGGCGTCCGGCGCCTGACCATGCCCGTGGCCGCGCCGGACGCCGCGCTCGCCTCACCTCAGCCGCAGGCTCGGTGAGGCGAGCCGGTCAGCGGGGCGGCTGCTCCTCCTCCACGGCCTCCGGCGCGCCGCCGCCGATGCCGCGCCGCTGCTCGTCCTGCGGCGCGGCCACCTCGGACGCCCGGCGCTTGGGCTCGTCCAGCCCGATGACGGGTGGGACGTCCTCGGTCGACTCCAGCGCCGACGACCGCTCCGTGGCCCTGGCCAGCTCCTCCTCGGCCTTCGCGAGCCGCTCACCGAGGTCGGGCTTGCCCTCGCCGCCGTCCTCGGAGCGTCCCGGGCCGCCCGCGGCACGCTCGAAGAACCGCAGGATCTCCACCGGCAGCGGCATGACCAGCGTGCTGTTCTTCTCGGCGGAGACCTCCACGACCGTCTGCAGCAGGCGCAGCTGGAGGGCCGCCGGGTCCTGCGACATGATCTCCGCGGCGGCGGCGAGGCGCTTGGACGCCTGGAACTCGCCGTCCGCGGTGATGATGCGGGCGCGGCGCTCCCGCTCCGCCTCCGCCTGCCGGGCCATCGACCGCTTCATGCCCTCCGGCAGCGACACGTCCTTGATCTCGACCCGCTCGATCAGGATGCCCCACGGCCCCTCGGTGATCTCGTCGATGATCGCCCGCAGCCGCATGTTGATCTTCTCGCGCTCGCCGAGCAGCTCCTGCATGTCGGCCTGCCCGATCACCGACCGCAGCGACGTCTGCGCCACCTGCGACACCGCGTACTGGTAGTTGTGCACGTTCACGATCGCCTTCACCGGGTCGATCACCCGGAAGTACACGACCGCGTCGACGCGGACGCTCACGTTGTCCTGGGTGATCCCGTCCTGGCCGGGCACCCCCATCGTGATCGTCTGCCGGCTGACCTTCTGCATGCGCTCGGCGATCGGCACGATCGCCGTCAGGCCCGGGGTGCGCACCGCGCCGGGCCGCATCTGCCCGTCCCGCTGGACCTGCCCGAACCGGAACACGATCCCGTGCTCGAACTGCTGCACGACGCGGACGGACGACGCCAGGACGATCAGGCCGCCGACGACGACGATCAGCAGGATGACCAGGGCTACCGCTATCATCACGGCACCTCTTTCGCGTGAGGGCCCGGGCCCCGGGAGGCGCCCCCGGAGCTCCGGCGGGCGTCCGGACCGGTCAGGGTCCGGACGGAACCGTCCATAGCACGGTTCACGTTTTCAAGCTAACCGCGCGGGCAGGCCGAATGACAGCGTCCGGGCGGGGGAACCGTGTCAGGGATCACTTGCATGAGGACGACCGCCCTCTCAAGTGTTTGACGAGTGAACGATATGGTCGATCGGGTGAGCGCGAGAGACACCGACTGGGACGGCGTACGCCTCCATGTGGTCACCGGCAAGGGCGGCACGGGCAAGACGACCGTCGCCGCCGCCCTCGCCCTGGCCCTCGCCGCCGGCGGCCGCAAGGTGCTGCTCGTCGAGGTCGAGGGACGCCAGGGCATCGCCCAGCTCTTCGACTGCCCGCCCCTGCCCTACGAGGAGCGCCGCGTCGCCGTCGCCCCGGACGGCGGGGACGTCCACGCGCTCGCCGTCGACACCGAAGAGGCGCTCATCGAGTACCTCGAGATGTTCTACAACCTCAAGCGCGCCGGGAAGGCGATGACCAAGCTCGGCATCGTCGACTTCGTCACCACCATCGCCCCCGGCCTGCGCGACGTCATCCTCACCGGCAAGACGTCCGAGTCGGTGCGCCGCAAGAAGAAGGACGGCTCGTTCGTCTACGACGCCGTCGTGATGGACGCCCCGCCCACCGGCCGCATCACGAAGTTCCTGAACGTCAACGACGAGGTCTCCGGCCTCGCCAAGGTCGGCCCCGTCCGCAACCACGCCGACACCGTGATGAAGGTCGTCCGCAGCCCCGAGACCGCGGTGCACTTCGTCACGCTCCTGGAGGAGATGCCCGTCCAGGAGACGATGGACGGCATCCGCGACCTCACCGCGGTCGGGCTCCCGGTCGGCGGCGTGATCGTCAACATGGAGCACCAGCCCGTCCTCACCGAGGACGACCTCGCCGTGGCCGCCGCCGGGGCCCTGGACACCGACGAGATCGTCCGCGGCGTGAAGGCCGCCGGCCTGGAGCACGACGCCGAGGCGATCGCCGCCGTCCTCGCCGGGGAGGCCGTCGACCACGCCCGCCGCACCGCCCTCCAGCGCCGCGAGAAGGAGCGCCTGGACTCCGTCGACCGGCCTCGCTACACCCTCCCCCAGCTCTCCGACGGCATGGACCTGGCGGGCCTCTACGACCTGGCCGCCGCCCTCCGCGACCAGGGCGCCGCATGACCGCCCCCGCCCACGCCTCCGGCCGCGGCGTCTCCTGGGTGAGGCTGACCCCCCGTTCGGGCGGGGACCGACCGGCAGAGGTGAACCGATGAGCCAGTCCGGCAAGACCCCACCGGTGCTCGACGTCGACGGGCTGCTCGACGACCCGCGCACGAAGATCATCGTGTGCTGCGGGTCGGGCGGGGTCGGCAAGACCACCACGGCCGCCGCCCTCGGAGTGCGCGCCGCCGAACGGGGACGGGACGTCGTCGTCCTCACCGTCGACCCGGCGCGCCGCCTCGCGCAGTCGATGGGCCTGTCGGAGCTCGACAACAACCCGCGCCGGATCGAGATCGACGGCGACGGCGAGCTGCACGCCATGATGCTCGACATGAAGCGGACCTTCGACGAGATCGTCGAGGCGCACGCCGACCCGGACCGGGCCAAGCAGATCCTCGCCAACCCCTTCTACCAGTCGCTGTCGTCCAGCCTCTCGGGCACGCAGGAGTACATGGCGATGGAGAAGCTCGGGCAGCTGCACCGCTCCGGCGCCTGGGACCTGATCATCGTCGACACCCCGCCGTCCCGGAACGCGCTGGACTTCCTGGACGCCCCCGAGCGGATGGGCCGCTTCCTCGACGGCCGCTTCATGAAGATCCTCGCCGCCCCGGCCAAGTCCGGCGGCCGCCTCGGCGTCAAGGTGATCAGTGCCGGGTTCGGCGTGTTCACCGGCGTCATCAACAAGGTCCTCGGCGTCCAGCTGCTGCGCGACGTGCAGACGTTCGTCGCCGCCTTCGACACCATGTTCGGCGGGTTCCGGGAGCGCGCCGAGAAGACGTTCAAGCTCCTGCAGACCCCGGGCACCGCGTTCCTCGTCGTCGCAGCGCCCGAGCCCGACGCCCTGCGCGAGGCGTCCTACTTCGTCGAGCGCCTCGACGAGGAGCGGATGCCGCTCGCCGGTCTCGTGGTCAACCGCGTCCACGAGACCGCCGACGACGTCCTGTCGGCGGCCCGCAGCCAGGCCGCCGCCGAGACGCTGGAGGAGCGCGGCGAGCACACGCTGACCGCGGCCCTGCTGCGCCTGCACACCGACCGCATGCAACTGGCCGCCCGCGAGGACCGCCTTCGCGACCACTTCGCGTCGACGCACCCGACCGTGCCGGTCACGGCCGTCCCGGCGCAGGCGGAGGACGTCCACGACCTCGACGGCCTGCGCCAGGTGGGCGAGGATCTGGCCGCTCCCACCGCGTCCCCCACCGCCGCCTGACGTCCAGCCGGAGAACTGCACGCGGGCCGGACTCCGGCGCCGTTACCCGGACGTTCCGCCATCTCGCACTCTGATCAGCGAAAACCCGTATTTTCGGGCATGGCGATAGGCCCGTACCCAATGGGTGGTACGGGCCTACCGGCCACGCTTTATTTGGACCGTGCCGATCCTCGGACGCCGCCGGACGGGCCCCGGGGACCCGTCGAACTCAGCTTGCGACGAGCTCTTCGCTGGCGACGAGTTCTTCCTCGTCGATCTCCGCCGACCGCTCGTACTCTTCCTTCGCGGTCTCCAGCAGGTCGCGCCACGAGCGCACATCCGGTCGCCGCCGCAGCAGGGCTCGGCGCTCCCGCTCGGTCATCCCGCCCCACACGCCGAACTCGATCCGGTTGTCGAGAGCGTCGGCGAGACACTCCGTGCGCACCGGGCAGCCGCGGCAGATGAGCTTGGCTCGGTTCTGCGCCGCACCCTGCACGAACAGAGCGTCCGGATCCGCGTTACGGCAGGCGGCGCGGGCGGTCCAATCCGTGATCCACATCTTGGCCCCACTCCCCTAGGGTCTGTGTCGATTTGCGCTCCTTGGCCGGACGGGCGCGGACGTCAGGCCGCCAAACGAAAGCCGTGGGGAAGAACTTACGGAAGCGAGGGACGTTTCAACAGCCCCCGTTGGGCCCATTCTCGATATAGCCCACCGGGGCCATACCGCCGGAACGGACTAGTTACCTGCAGTTGACGCGCCAGACACCGCGCAGGTTGTCACGATGGGGGCATAACGGACGAAGATCCTGATCAGCCGGTCCGGAAAGCACGAACCCCGGGGGACCTGTCCCTAATGCACTGCTCGTCCCGCGTACCCTAGACCCCGTGCGCGTTGCGAAGAACGATCGGGCCCAGGCCGCGTCCACGCTGTTCAGGTTGCTAGGTGCCGGGGTGGTGGCAGGCCTCATCGTCGCGCTCATCGCGCTGCCCGCCGTGGGCAGCGCGGGGCTGACCGCCCGCGACGCCGCCAACAACTTCGAGGACATGGACAGCCGGCTCAAGACGACACCGCCGTCCGAGAAGACGGTGATGTACGACGGCAACGGCAAGCAGGTCGCCACGTTCTTCGACAAGTACCGCGAGTCCGTCCGGCTCGACCAGGTCGCCCCCATCATGCGGCAGGCGATGGTCGACATCGAGGACTCGCGCTTCTACGAGCACGGCGCGCTCGACCTCAAGGGCACCATCCGCGCGATGGCGTCCAACGTCGAGTCCGAGCAGACGCAGGGCGGCTCCACCCTCACCCAGCAGTACGTCAAGAACCTCCTGGTCGACAGCGCCAAGACCGAGGAGGAGTACCGCGAGGTCACCGCGCCCACGGTCGGACGCAAGCTGCGCGAGCTCCGGTACGCGCTGGACGTCGAGCAGCGCCTCACCAAGGACCAGATCCTTGAGGGCTACATGAACGTCGCCTACTTCAGCGCCGGCGCATACGGCGTCCAGGCCGCGTCCAAGCGGTACTTCAGCATCCCCGCGTCCAAGCTGGGGCTCGGCCAGGCCGCCCTGCTCGCCGGGATCACCCAGAACCCCACGGCCTTCGACCCCATCCGCAACCCCAAGGACGCCCGCAAGCGGCGCGACGTCGTCCTCTACCGGATGGCGCAGCTCGGTCACATCACCAAGGCGCAGGCCGACTCGGAGGCCGCCAAGCCGATCCAGCTGAACCGCACCGACCCGGTCGGCGGCTGCGAGACCAGCAAGGCGCCGTACTTCTGCGAGTACGTGAAGTACGACATGCTCAACATCCTGTCGGACGGCAAGTACTGGCAGCTCAAGCCGAAGCAGCAGCAGAACGTCGTCAACAAGCTGAACCGCGGCGGCTACACCATCCGCACCACGCTCGACATGGACGACCAGCACGCCGTCGACAGGGCCCTGCGCGGGACCGTCGCCCCCGGCGGCAACCGCGTCGGCGCCGAGGCGATGGTCGAGCCCGGCACCGGCAAGGTCCGGGCCATCGGGCTGAGCAAGCGGTACGGCGCCGGCAAGGGCCGGACGACCATCAACCTCCCCGCCGACTCCGCGCACGGCGGCGGAAGCGGCGTCTCGGCGGGCTCGACGTTCAAGGTCTTCACCCTGGCCGCCGCCATCGACCAGGGCATCCCGGTCAGCACGACCATCAACTCGCCGCAGACCACCACGGTCAGCGGGTTCCAGCCCTGCCGCTACACCGGGATGTTCGACGGCAAGAAGGTGAAGAACGCCATGGTCGGCGGCGGTCCCTGGACGCTCTCGAACGCCGGCGACAGCGAGAAGGGCAACTTCAACCTGAAGACCGGCACCTGGCACTCGGTCAACACCTTCTACGCCGTCCTGGAGAAGCGCGTCGGCGTCTGCAACGCCGTCAAGATGGCCGAGAAGTTCGGGATGAAGCAGGCCACCGGCGACCCCCTGATGCCGATCGCGTCGCAGGTCCTCGGCGTCAACGACATCGACATGGTGCACCTCGCCGCCGCCTACGCGGGCTTCGCCGCACGCGGCAAGTACTGCGCCCCCGTCTCGGTGACCGAGGTCGTCGACCCCGAGGGCAAGAAGCTCAAGCTGCCCAAGCCGGACTGCCACCAGGCCCTCGACCAGGACGTCGCCGACAAGGTGAACTCGATCCTGCAGGGCGTCCTCACCAAGGGCACCGCGGCCGGACGCAGCATCGGACGTCCCGCCGCCGGCAAGACCGGAACCTGTGAAGAGTTCACCTGCGCCGTCTTCGCCGGGTTCACCCCGAACCTCGCCGCCGCCACCGCCTACTGGGACTTCCGCGGCCCCTGGCAGTACAAGGTCTACGGCGTCTACGGCGCGGACATCCCCGGCGGCATGTGGCAGCAGTCCATGCGCAACGCTCTCTCGGGCAAGCCCGCGCCCGGTTTCCAGACCCCGACCCGCGACTTCGGCGACACCACGGACGTCCCGCAGGTGAAGGGCCTCACGGTCGCCGCCGCGACCGCCAAGCTCAAGGGCGCCGACCTGAACGTCCAGGTCGCGTCCGGCTCCGTCGACTCCGACCAGCCGAGGGGCACGGTCGTGTCCACCTCGCCCGACGCGGGCACCTCCGTCCCGCCCGGCACCACCGTCATCCTCTACGTGAGCGCCGGCAAGAAGCGCGGCGGAGGCGCCCCGCCCGACGGCGACTGACGCGAAAGGGCCCGGCGCCGAGCCGGGCCCTTTCTCATTCCGCGAGCTGCCGCTTCACCTCCGCCGCGACGCGCCCGCCCTCCGCGCGCCCGGCCACCTTCGGATTCACCGACTTCATGACCTGCCCCATCGCGCGGGGCCCCGACGCGCCCGTCTCGGCGATCGCGTCCGCCACCAGCGCCGTCAGCTCCTCGTCGGACAGCTGAGCGGGCAGGTACCCCTCCAGCACCTCGCCCTCGTCCCGCTCCGCCTGCGCCTGCGCCTCGCGCCCCGCGTCACCGAACGCCGTCGCGGCCTCCCGCCGCTTCTTCGCCTCCCGCGTGAGCACCTTCACGACGTCGTCGTCGGAAAGCGTGCGCGACTGCTTGCCGGCGACCTCCTCGTTCTTCACCGCCGTGAGCACCATGCGCAGCGTGCGCGTCCGCAGCTCGTCGCGCGCCTTCATCGCGGACGACAGATCGGTCTCCAGCTTCTCCTTCAGGGTCATGCACAACATCATGCCCGTCCGCGACCTTCCGCCTCATCAGGATTACCGACCGGTGCCCATGTCTGAAAGCATGGACCCCTGAGAAGGGAGAGCCGTGCGAAAGATCCACGCCGTGCCGCTGGGAGTGCTGGGCGCGGGCGCCGCGACCTTCGGGTACGCCTCGCTGATCGAGCGGAACTGGTTCCGCCTCCGCCGCTTCGACGTGCCGGTGCTGTCGCCGGGCCGCCCCTCGGTGAAGATCCTGCACATCTCCGACGCGCACCTCACACCCGGCCGGTCCCGCCTGATCCACTGGGTCCGCTCGCTGGACGCCCTGGAGCCCGACCTCGTCGTCAACACCGGCGACACGCTCTCCCACCGCGACGCCATCGGCCCCTTCCTGGACGCCCTCGGCCCCCTCCTCGACCGCCCCGGCGTCTTCGTCTACGGCTCCAACGACCTGTACTCCCCGGTCCTGAAGAACCCGCTCCGCTACATCTGGCGCACGAGCAAGTCCGACTACGGCCGCCGCCGCCGCGAGCCCGACCTCCCCTACCGCGAGCTCGGCTCCTCCCTCCAGGCCGCCGGCTGGCTCGACCTCAACAACCGCATCGGCCGCCTCAAGGTCGGCGAACTGGACATCGAGTTCGGCGGCATCGACGACTCCCACATCAACCGGGACCGCTACGACAAGATCGCCGGCCCGGTCGACCCCCAGGCCGACGTCCACCTCGGCATCATGCACTCCCCGGAACCCCGCAACCTCGACCGCTTCACCGCCGACGGCTACGACCTCCTCCTGGCCGGCCACACCCACGGCGGCCAGGTCTGCGTCCCCTTCTACGGCGCCCTGGCCACCAACTGCGGCATCGACCGCCCCCGCGTGAAGGGCCTCCACAGGCACCGCGGCTCCTGGCTCCACGTCTCCGCGGGCCTGGGCACGTCCCCGAAGGCCCCCATGCGCTTCTGCTGCCCCCCGGAGGCCTCCCTCCTCACCCTCGTCCCCCGTCGGTGAACTGGAAGACCGCCCCGCTCCTCGCCACCCTGTACGACGTAGCCGTCCAGAACCGCCCCCTCTCCCGCCTGGGAGCCCGCGCCCTCTGGAACTACGACATCACCCACCTGCACATGGCCATAGCCGCCCAAGACCCATCCGCCCTAACCCTGGACATCCCCTGCGGCGGCGGCCTGGCCGTGCGCGACAACCCCCGCCACGTAGCCGCCGACCTCTCCCACACGATGCTCAAGAGGGCCCGCCGCAAGACAACGACCCTCGTCCAGGCAGACATCTACAACCTCCCCTTCCCCACCTCCACCTTCGACCGGTGCCTCACCTACAACGGCCTCCACTGCCTAGAGGACCCCCAAGCCGCCCTCAAGGAACTGACCCGAGTCCTACGCCCAGGCGGCACCCTCCAAGGCACAACCCTCGTCAGGGGCGCCGGCCGAGACCCCTTGATCAAGCTCCTCCAGCACCAAGGCGCCTTCGGCAACCCGGGAACAGCGGCCGACCTCCGAACCTGGCTGGAGACCGCCCTCCTGACCGACATCACCCTCACCACCTCGGGCGCCGTGACCGCCTTCACCGCCCGGAAAACAGGGACGCAGCACTCCCCGGCATC is a genomic window of Actinomadura citrea containing:
- a CDS encoding ArsA family ATPase; translated protein: MSQSGKTPPVLDVDGLLDDPRTKIIVCCGSGGVGKTTTAAALGVRAAERGRDVVVLTVDPARRLAQSMGLSELDNNPRRIEIDGDGELHAMMLDMKRTFDEIVEAHADPDRAKQILANPFYQSLSSSLSGTQEYMAMEKLGQLHRSGAWDLIIVDTPPSRNALDFLDAPERMGRFLDGRFMKILAAPAKSGGRLGVKVISAGFGVFTGVINKVLGVQLLRDVQTFVAAFDTMFGGFRERAEKTFKLLQTPGTAFLVVAAPEPDALREASYFVERLDEERMPLAGLVVNRVHETADDVLSAARSQAAAETLEERGEHTLTAALLRLHTDRMQLAAREDRLRDHFASTHPTVPVTAVPAQAEDVHDLDGLRQVGEDLAAPTASPTAA
- a CDS encoding metallophosphoesterase; this encodes MRKIHAVPLGVLGAGAATFGYASLIERNWFRLRRFDVPVLSPGRPSVKILHISDAHLTPGRSRLIHWVRSLDALEPDLVVNTGDTLSHRDAIGPFLDALGPLLDRPGVFVYGSNDLYSPVLKNPLRYIWRTSKSDYGRRRREPDLPYRELGSSLQAAGWLDLNNRIGRLKVGELDIEFGGIDDSHINRDRYDKIAGPVDPQADVHLGIMHSPEPRNLDRFTADGYDLLLAGHTHGGQVCVPFYGALATNCGIDRPRVKGLHRHRGSWLHVSAGLGTSPKAPMRFCCPPEASLLTLVPRR
- a CDS encoding penicillin-binding protein translates to MRVAKNDRAQAASTLFRLLGAGVVAGLIVALIALPAVGSAGLTARDAANNFEDMDSRLKTTPPSEKTVMYDGNGKQVATFFDKYRESVRLDQVAPIMRQAMVDIEDSRFYEHGALDLKGTIRAMASNVESEQTQGGSTLTQQYVKNLLVDSAKTEEEYREVTAPTVGRKLRELRYALDVEQRLTKDQILEGYMNVAYFSAGAYGVQAASKRYFSIPASKLGLGQAALLAGITQNPTAFDPIRNPKDARKRRDVVLYRMAQLGHITKAQADSEAAKPIQLNRTDPVGGCETSKAPYFCEYVKYDMLNILSDGKYWQLKPKQQQNVVNKLNRGGYTIRTTLDMDDQHAVDRALRGTVAPGGNRVGAEAMVEPGTGKVRAIGLSKRYGAGKGRTTINLPADSAHGGGSGVSAGSTFKVFTLAAAIDQGIPVSTTINSPQTTTVSGFQPCRYTGMFDGKKVKNAMVGGGPWTLSNAGDSEKGNFNLKTGTWHSVNTFYAVLEKRVGVCNAVKMAEKFGMKQATGDPLMPIASQVLGVNDIDMVHLAAAYAGFAARGKYCAPVSVTEVVDPEGKKLKLPKPDCHQALDQDVADKVNSILQGVLTKGTAAGRSIGRPAAGKTGTCEEFTCAVFAGFTPNLAAATAYWDFRGPWQYKVYGVYGADIPGGMWQQSMRNALSGKPAPGFQTPTRDFGDTTDVPQVKGLTVAAATAKLKGADLNVQVASGSVDSDQPRGTVVSTSPDAGTSVPPGTTVILYVSAGKKRGGGAPPDGD
- a CDS encoding class I SAM-dependent methyltransferase yields the protein MNWKTAPLLATLYDVAVQNRPLSRLGARALWNYDITHLHMAIAAQDPSALTLDIPCGGGLAVRDNPRHVAADLSHTMLKRARRKTTTLVQADIYNLPFPTSTFDRCLTYNGLHCLEDPQAALKELTRVLRPGGTLQGTTLVRGAGRDPLIKLLQHQGAFGNPGTAADLRTWLETALLTDITLTTSGAVTAFTARKTGTQHSPASAKVD
- a CDS encoding WhiB family transcriptional regulator, giving the protein MWITDWTARAACRNADPDALFVQGAAQNRAKLICRGCPVRTECLADALDNRIEFGVWGGMTERERRALLRRRPDVRSWRDLLETAKEEYERSAEIDEEELVASEELVAS
- a CDS encoding GatB/YqeY domain-containing protein produces the protein MTLKEKLETDLSSAMKARDELRTRTLRMVLTAVKNEEVAGKQSRTLSDDDVVKVLTREAKKRREAATAFGDAGREAQAQAERDEGEVLEGYLPAQLSDEELTALVADAIAETGASGPRAMGQVMKSVNPKVAGRAEGGRVAAEVKRQLAE